A window of Halovivax gelatinilyticus genomic DNA:
CGGGTACTACCGACTCGTCGGTCTGAACTACGACCGGCAGTGGATCGCGCCGCGAAAGCGGACCGTCGGGGGAACCGTGCGGAGTTACGAACTCTACAACCGCCACGGCCGGGACGCGATGCTCGCGGCCGTCGACGCCCGCGCCGCGTCCGACGGGGTGGTCTACGACGTCGGGGCGAACGTCGGCGTCTACGCGCTCGCCCTCGCGGCGGAAACCCCGGATCGGCGGATCGTCGCGTTCGAGCCGGCCCCGCGCGTCGTCGAACAGCTTCGGGCCAACGTCGAGGTGAACGGCTTCGCAGATCGAATCGACGTCCGCCACTGCGGCCTCGGCGAGGTGGCGGGCGAGCGCCCGTTCTACGTCTCGACGTACGCGGAGCTATCCGGGTTCGACGCGGCGAGCGCTCGCCGGTGGGAGGCGTCAGTCGCGGCGGAGACGACGGTTCCGGTCCGCCGACTCGACGACGTCGTCGACGAGGGCCCCACGCCGGAGGTCCTCAAGATCGACGTCGAGGGGGCCGCTCCGTCGGTTCTCCGCGGCGGGCGAGAGACGCTGGAGCGTCACCGCCCGACGGTGTTCCTCGAGGTGCACGGGGACGGACTCGACGGTGACGAGGGGCTCGACTGTCGGTCGATCCTCGACGACGCGGGATACCGCGTTCGGTCGTTCGACGCGTACTGGGTAGCCGAGCCGACCGAGGGCGATCGGAGCGAAGACGGCGACTGACGGACGGACGCCACTGACGAAAACGGGAGACACCGACGTCGACGTCGGTCCGACCCCGGCGAGCGCGAACGACCGAAAGGCCCATCATCGGATTCGTGGACGAGACCCCATGGCCCGTCGCGTTCGCCGCTCCGGACTCTCTGCGCTGCAGTGGGTCGCGGTCGCGCTCGTCGTCGCGACCGGCGGCGTCCACCTCGGGCTCGGGGTCGTCTTCCTGCCGGAGCCGCTGGCGGTCGCGTTCGTGCTCGCGGGACTCGGCTACGCCGGCGCGCTGATCCTGTTCGCCTTCGACGTGCGCCGGCGGCTCCTCTACCTCGCCGGCGTCCCGTTCGTCGGCGCGCAGATCGTCGCCTGGTACGCGTTGAACCGACCGAGCGGCGTCGACGACCTGTCGGTCGGCGAGACGGCGGATAAGCTCGTACAGCTCGCGTTGATCGTCGTCCTGATCGTCCTCTACCGACGCGACGATCGATCGACGGAGCGTACCGCGTGAGTCGATTCGATCGAATCCGACGGCTCGACGGAGCGTCGAACCAGGCTCTCGAAGGTGCGCTCGGGGCAGTCATTCTCGCCGGCGTGGGGGTGCTGGTCGTCGCCGCCGTCCGACCGTCGGTACGGACGACGGCGTTTCCGGCGTGGGTGGCGCTCGCGCTCGGGTGTCAGCTGCTCGTCGTCGCGGGCGTCGTCGAGCGCACGCGTCGACGCGGCGAGGACGTTCGGCTCACCGCGGCCACCCACCTCACCGTCTCGCGAACCGCCCTCCTCGCACTGCTGATCGGGGTCGTCGCCGCGGTACCCGAGTCGACCGCGTGGGTGGCAGGCGGCCTCTTCGGCGCGGCGGTGATACTCGACGGGCTCGACGGCGCGGTCGCTCGTCGCAGAGACGACGAAACGGTTCTCGGCGCTCGCCTCGACCGCGACGTGGACGGGCTCACCACGCTCGTCGGTGCCGGCGCGGCCGTCGCCGTCGGCGCCGCCCCGACCGCCTTCCTCGCCGTCGGGCTGGCCCGGTACGGGTTCGTCCTCGGGTGCTGGTGGCGCAGACGGCGAGGACGACGGGTACGCGATCTGCCGCCGAACCGCTTGCGGGCACCGTTGTCCGTGCTCGTGCTCGTCGCGATCTGGGTCGCGCTGGTCCCGCCGGTCCCGGACGCGTGGACGGCCGTCATCGCGAGCGCCGTCGCGGGTCCGTTCCTCGCGAACTTTGCGTGGGACTGGCTCGCCGTCACGGGTCGCCTCTCCCGGTTGTCGCGTTCGTCGACGCCCCGGGAGGACGGAGAGGCGGTGGCGCGAGAAGATGATTGAGAGCGGCGTGCGCCCGACCCTGGCGAATCAGGTGAAAATCACGCCAACAGCCAAGTGTACGCGTATTGAGCGGACGGCTATCGTGACTGGAACGGACGACGGCGGGGACCGAACGCGACGGAACCCCAGCGGTGGCTCGACCGCCCGGCGCGTGACGTTCACTGGCCCACGAACAGTGACCGTCGAGCGTCGGCCGGTTCCGGAACCGGGCCCGTCCGAGTTGCGGGTCCGCACGAGCCTGTCGGCGGTGAGCGCCGGCACCGAGGGACTCGTCTACCGCGGCGACGCGCCCGAGGGACTGGCGGCCGACGAGACGATCGACGCGCTCTGTGGCGACTGTTCGTTCCCGATCGCCTACGGCTACGCCGTGGTCGGTCGGGTCGACCGGGTCGGCCGCGACGTCGACGACGAGTGGCTCGACCGGCGCGTGTTCGCCTACAATCCCCACGAGAGTCACGTTCTCGCGACACCGGAGGCGGTCGTCCCGGTCCCCGACGGCGTCTCGACGCGTGCGGCGGCGCTGTTCGCGAACGCGGAGAGCGCCGTCTCGTTCCTGCTCGACGGCCAACCGCTCGTCGGCGAACGCGTCGCCGTCTTCGGACAGGGCGTCGTCGGCCTGCTGACGACGGCGCTACTCGGTCGCACGCCGATCGAGACGCTCGTCGCGGTCGACCGGTACGAGCACCGACGGGGTCTCGCCGCCTCCCTCGGCGCGGACGAGACGATCGATCCGACGAATGAGACACGCGACGGCGTCGCCGGAGCGGTCGCCGAACTCGCCGGCGAGCGGACCGACCTGACGTACGAACTCTCGGGCAATCCGGACGCCCTCGACGACGCGGTCGCGGCGACCGGCTACGACGGCCGCGTGATCGTCGGCTCGTGGTACGGTGACAGACCGGTGACCGCCGACCTCGGCGGCCGGTTCCACCGGGATCGTATCGACGTTCGAAGTAGCCAGGTGAGTACGATCGCGCCGAGACACCGCGGTCGTTGGACCCGCGAGCGCCGCCGCCAGACCGCCTGGAACTGGCTTCGTCGACTCGACCTCGACTCGCTGTTCACCCACGAGTTCGCCGTCGACCGGGCGGCCGACGCCTACCGACTGATAGACGAGCGACCCGAGGAGGCGGTGCAGGTGCTGTTCACGTACGAGTGACGGTGTCGAGGCAACGTCGACACACCTGTCGAGGCGCTGGCGTGGCCGGTCGGGCCTGCGGCCGATTCGACGGCGACGACGGCGACCTGCAGGAACCCGGCGTCGCGAGGGGCCGCTCCGGCCGCGAGAAACGACCCATCGTTTATCAGGACGGTTACGGTACGGCTGCCCATGTACGAGGTATCGGTCAGTCGATCGTTCGTCGCCCAGCACGCGCTCACCGTGGTCGACGCCGGGCCGGAGGGGTCCGTTCACTCCCACCGCTACACCGTCGAGGTCACCGTCTTCGGTCCGTCGATAGACGAGCGTGGCTATCTGGTCGACATCGACGAGCTGAGTGCGGTCGTCGACGAGCTGGTCGCGCGTTACCGCGACAGAACCTTGAACGACCTCGAATCGTTCGAAGGGCGGAATCCGAGCGCGGAACGCTTCGCGCGAATTTTCGGCGATCGGCTCTGTGCGGCGCTCGAACCCGCGGGGGCGACGCGGCTCCGGGTGTCGATGGCCGAAGACGAGATCGCTCGCGTCGCCCACGAACGATCGCTCGAGGACGGATCCGGTTGAGATGTACGTCGGTTTCGTCGTCTACGGCGGCCTCGACCGGACGTCGGGCGGCTACCGATACGACCGGAAACTCGTCGAAAACCTGCGAGCCCACGGTGACGAGGTGGACGTCGTCGCGATCCCGCAGCGGACGTACCCGCGACACCTCGCCGACGGCGTCTCGCGCACGCTCCGTTCCCGGCTAAATCGACCGTACGACGTGCTCGTCCAGGACGAACTCTGTCACGCGTCGCTGTGGCGGCACAACCCGCACCTCGACCGACCGGGGGCGATCGTCTCGGTCGTCCACCTGCTCCGGTCCGGGCCGTCTGCGGGCGTCTGGTCGCCGCTCTACCGGTCGGTCGAGCGACGCTACCTCGACTCGGTCGGTGCCGCCGTCTGCACGAGCCGGGACACGCGCGATCGGACCGAGCGTCTCGCCGACGTTCCGACACAGGTAGCGCCGCCGGCCGGTCGCGTCGAAGGGGCTGCACTCGCATCCGACGAGGTGGCCTCCCGCGCCCGCGACGGCCGCCTTCGGGTGGCGTTCGTCGGCAATCTGCAACCGAGAAAGGGCGTGAAACCGCTTCTCGACGCGTTCTCCCGAATCGTCAACGAGAGACGTCGCTCGGCGACGCTCACCGTCGTCGGGAGTCGCGACGCCGACCCCGCCCACGCTCGATCGGCGGTCGAACGCGCGACCGAGCTCGACGTCGACGGGTGCGTCACGTTCGCCGGCCGGGTGTCGTCGGACGAACTTCGCCGAGTTCTCCGCCGGTCGCACGTTCTCGCGGTGCCCGCCGCCTACGAGGGATTTGGGATGGTCTACCTGGAGGCGATGGAGTACGGCGTCGTCCCGATCGCGAGCGCGGTCGGCGGCGCACGCGAGATCGTCGACGACGGTCAGAACGGATTCCTCGTCGAGCCGGGCGACGCGGACGCGCTCGCGGACCGCCTCGCGAGACTCGACGCCGACCGCGACGAACTCGCCCGGCTCGGGGCGAACGCGCTCCGGACGGCCGACGACCACCCGACGTGGGCGGAGACGACGGCGCGCGTTCGATCGTTCCTCCGGGCGCAGGCTGACGGATCCGATGACAGCCACGAGCGGGCGTCGAGATCCGGGACGTACTCGGCCGCCGAACCGGGTGACCCGCCGTGAGCGACGCGTACCTCCTCGCGAAGCGGTCGGTCGACGACCGGGCGCTGAATCGGCGCGTCTGGCGGAGCTTCGTCGAGGAACTCGACGCGATCGACCGCCGAACCGACGGCCCCGTCCGCGTCTCCGAAATCGGCGGGGGTGTCGGGACGATGGTCGCCCGGCTCGCAGCGCGGGACGTCCTGCCGCCGGCAGTGGACTACCGCCTGATCGACCGCTCCGAGGGGTGCGTCGAGACCGCACGCGAGCGCCTGCCCGGCTGGCTCGCTGCGGTGGGCTACGACGTCGAGCACACGTCCGACGGGCTGGTGGCCCGTCTCGAGGAGTCCGAGCCGACGCGGCGGCTCGAAGTCACCCTCGAGTCCGGCGACGCGCTCTTACAGGACGTCGGGGCGGACGTCGTAATCGCCGCGGCCGTCGTCGACCTCCTCGATCGCGAGCGACTGGTGCGGTGGCTCGAATCCGTCCTTCGCCCGAACGGGTCGTTCTACGCGCCGATCACCTACGACGGCGCGACGGGATTCGCCCCATCCCACGCCCTCGACGACCGAATCGAACGGTTCTACCACCGACACATGGACGAGGTGCGAGACGCGCCGGGGAGCAGTCGGGCGGGGCGGCAACTGGTCGCCGAACTGGCCGGTCGGGGCTTCGACCGGGTCGAAACCGGCGGTTCGGACTGGGTGATCCACCCCGGCGGGGGCGGTTCGACGGCTGACGAACCGTATTCGAGCGACGATGCGACCGTCCTCCACGCCGTCCTCGACGATATCGAGGCGGCGCTCTCCGAGTACCCGACGGACGCGCTCGATCCAGACGACCGACGGCGCTGGCTGGAAACGCGACGCACCCAGTTCGACCGCGGCGAGCTCACGTACGTCGCGCACAACCTCGACGTGCTCGCCCGGCGGTGAGACAGCGATTCCGAGCGTCGAACGGCCACGTTGCAGCGAGAACGGGCGAGGTCAGTCGATCACGCCCCGAAACACTAACGCGGGTGGCGGCCAGATGAGCGCTCGTGACACTCTCTGGCGTCTCTGCGTCCGGCCCCGACCTCCTGCGGCTGCTGACGATCCCCGTCTTCGCGTGGGTCGCTATTCTCGACATTCGGACGCGACGCGTCCCGAGCGCGGCCTGGATACCCCTCGGCGCGCTGGGAGCGGGACTGCTCGTCTGGGACGGCTGGATCGCGTACCAGGCGGACGTCGTCGCCTGGCAGGAGTTCCTGATCCCGGCGGCGCTCAGTCTCGGCTTCGTCGTCCCGCTCGCGTACCTCTTCTGGTGGTTCGGCGGGTTCGGCGGCGCCGACGCGAAGGCGCTACTGGTACTCGCCCTGCTCTTTCCCGTCGTCCCGTCGTACGCGATCGGCGGTCTTTCGTTTCCGCTCGCCGGCGGCGACGAACTCCTGCCGTTTTCGCTTTCGATCCTGGCCAACGGCGTCCTCGTCGGCCTGGCGATTCCGGTCGCCCTCGCGATCAGAAACGCCCTGGCCGGGCGCGTCACCGGCGTCATGGCGCTCGGGTGGCCGGTGTCGACCGACCGGATTCCGGAAACCCACGGCCGACTCCTGCAGACGACCGAGGGCGTCAGCCTCGGCGGGCTCGACCTGGACGCGCTGCGAATGTACCTGCGCTGGCGCGGACTGACGCTCGACGACGTCCGCGAGGATCCCGACCGGTATCGCGATCCCTCGTCGCTTCCCGACGTGCCGAATCCGCCCACCGACGGTGCCGTCACAGTGGCGAATCCCGTCGCCGACGGGGGCAAACACGAGGAGGCGACTGCTGGCGACGAGACGGCGGCGAACGACTCGGCGTCGGAGAGCGACGACGAATCGACCGCGTCGGAAGCGGCGGGCGAATCAGACGGCGAGTTCGACGACCCGTGGGGCGCCGACGCGTTTCTCGAATCGATCGAGGGGACGGCCTACGGCACGTCGGCCGCCGACCTCCGCGACGGGCTCGACGTGCTCACCCAGGAAGAGACCGTCTGGATCTCGCCGGGAACGCCGTTTCTCGTCCCGCTGTTCGCCGGGCTGGTGCTGGCGCTCGGGTACGGCGATCTACTCGTCACGCTGGTGATGTGACGCCGTCGATTGCTCACGACCGAAGACGCTCGTACACCGGCCAGAGGACGGTCCAGAAGCAGACGAAAACGGCGCCGACGACGACCACCGCCAGCCAGATTCCGCCCGGATAGTCCGGGTTGCCGGTCGCGATTGCGGCGACGACGCCGATCAGCAGGGCCACGCAGGTCGCCAGACTGCCGTACTCGAGCGTGGCCACGACCGGGTGGCGACGGAAGTCGGCGACGATCGAGGCGAGCATGCGGGTTGATTGTCGAGTGACAATAAAACACTCACGGTCGTCGGTTCTGCCGGTCGGATCGTCCGCCGTCAATCGAGTCGTCGCCGTATCGACTCGCGAACGTACGCGTAGCCGCGTCGCCAGTTGGCCGGCGTGAGGACGAACGCGACGGCGCCCGCTGTTAGCCACAGGACGAACCGGATCTCCTCGCCGACGCGGCTGGCGTGTCGCGAGTGGTGTAACACGGGGATCGTGACGGCGACGGCCGTGGCGAGACCGGCGACGCCGCCGGCGACGTACACCGACAGGATCGGGAAGTACTCGAAGGTCGCGACGAGCGGCGCGAGCGCCACCGACGCGAGACCACCTCGGAGGGCGACCGGTCGGAGCGCCGCCTCCGGGGTCGGACTGTCGACGAGTTCGCGACCGAGTAGAATCAGCTGCCAGCCGGCGAACCCACCGAGGGCCGCCCCGAGGATGACCACCGACTCGATATCGGCGTTGCTCGCGACGACGTAGAAGACGCCGAACGGGACGGCGAACGTGAGCGAGACCGTCGCGGAGTCCGGACCGCGAAACGTCGTGAACTCGCGAACGACGTACAGAAGCGAGAGGCCGACCGCGACGCCGACGACGACGTCGACGAGGTAGTGAACGCCGAGGGCGACGCGCGAAAAACTGACGAGCGTCACGAGCCCCGCGGCGACGGCGTACCGTCTCGGACGCGTGCTCACCGTGAGAATGTGTGCGAGACCGAAGTAGACGATGGTCGTGTTGACGGCGTGGCCGCTCGGAAAGCCGAATCCCCCGGCGAACGCGGTGAGTTCGTACAGCTGCTGGATACCGAGCGGGAGCAACTCCGCGTCGAGCAACGGTTCGTCCGGACGGGGAAATTCGAAGATGTGCTTCAACCCCTTGTAGAGGCCCATCCCCGCGAGCCAGACACCCCCCAGGGCGGCGACCGCGTCGCGACTCGGCGTCCCGTACCAGTAAAAGACCGTTATGACGAGCGCGAGAAACCAGATGTCGCCGAGTTGCGTACACAGCGCGATGATGACGGCCAGCCACTCGGGAATCGCCTCCTGGAGCGGGCCGAACTCGCCGATTCCGCGTGAACTCATCACTAGTTACCCGGATCGCTGTCCGGAAAGTTTCTTCTACTCGTCTCGGTCGCTCCCTCCGACCGGTGAGGAGTCCCCCTCGACGTCGGTGCTGGCGTGCCAGTCGGGGCTCCGACCGAATTCAGGCGCGCGATTCGATCTCGGCGGCGATCCCGTCGAGTTCGTCCTCGCCGAGATCCGGCGTCTCGCCGGCGACGGCGTGGATGGGGCCGCCTCCGTCGCCGTCGAACCGCGGCACGATGTGACAGTGGACGTGGGGGACTTCCTGGCCGGCCGCCTCGCCGTTGTTGAACGCGACGGTGCTCGCGTCCGCGTCGACAGCGTCCTCGACGGCCGGCACCAGCCGGTGGATCGTCTCGTAGAGGTCCGTCGCGACCTCGTCGGGGACGTCGTTAAGACGCTCGTACTCCTCGCGCGGGATGACGAGCGTGTGCCCCGGCGCGAGCGGGTTCGCGTCGAGGAAGGCGAACGTGGTCTCGTCCTCGTAGACGACGCGGGCGGGGATCTCCCCGTCGACGATCTGGCTGAAGATCGTGGGCATGTCTGGACGTGTGTCGGCCGATTGTATGAAGGTTACCCGAGCAGGGGACTCGCCGCGGCCTCGGGGCACGACCCCGTGTTCGATCACGGGACCTCCCACTACATTCGGCGCCGTTCGCCTTCATTTTACTATTCGGCCCTGAAACGGCCATTTTTGTTAAATGGGTGTACTCGCGAGTGACTCGTGATGTCACAGGAGACGGTCGAACCTGACGCGGACGGAACGGCACACGAGTACGACGAAGCGGCGGTCGATTCGGAATCGCTCATCTCGACCGATCGCGGGAAGGGCTACATCAAGGCCGTCGCCGGCATCTACGCGGCGGCGGGCGTCGCGATCGGCCTGCTCGTGATCGTCGTCTCGACGACGGGCAACCCGGTCACGCCGACCGAAGAAATCCCACAGTACGGAGACGCGACGGCGACCATGACGTCGACCTGGGCGATGATGAGCACGCCATTTCTCGCCGCGGTGTTAGGCGTCGGCATCGGCCAGACGCTGTCGCGCTCGGTCGACGAGGCGACCGAGGAGGTCGCCAAGCTCGCCGGCGCGGCCACCGCAGCCGGAACCGTCGCACTCGTCGTCCTCGGGGTCTTCCTCGCGGAGACGGAGTTTCAGAACGAACTGCTCTTTCTCGACACGAGTCTCGACTTCGGTAACCTGCTGACGGGCGCGATCGGCGCGGCCGTCGTCGTGGGCATCCTGTCGGCGGTCACGGTGTACGCCGATCGAGAACTCACGGAGTAAGGGCGACAGCGCAGGTTTTCCTCGGCAGGGCAGAACGGACGGTGACCCTCGAAGATCATCCATTGAGCGGGCGCGTAGCGATCAAGCGTCCGACGGAGGCGGGGCGATCAACCCGTCGTTTCGGGTGACGAGGTAGCACACGAACGAGGTCAGCCAGTGGGCACCGTCGTAGTCGTCGGTGAACGCCAGCTCGAGACCCGCCTCGGCGTGTGCGCCCGCCGAATCCGTTAGCGCATTCCGAAGCGAGGCGTCCTCGATCACATCGGCGATCCCGGCCAGACACCACGCACGGGAGAGGTCCAACCCGACGAGGTGGAGAGCCATCCCGTCGTCGGTCCCCGGTGCGACCCCGATCGGATCCGGGAGGGCGGTACGCGGGTCGTCGACGACGGCCGGGAGGAAGTCCTCGA
This region includes:
- a CDS encoding CDP-alcohol phosphatidyltransferase family protein; this translates as MSRFDRIRRLDGASNQALEGALGAVILAGVGVLVVAAVRPSVRTTAFPAWVALALGCQLLVVAGVVERTRRRGEDVRLTAATHLTVSRTALLALLIGVVAAVPESTAWVAGGLFGAAVILDGLDGAVARRRDDETVLGARLDRDVDGLTTLVGAGAAVAVGAAPTAFLAVGLARYGFVLGCWWRRRRGRRVRDLPPNRLRAPLSVLVLVAIWVALVPPVPDAWTAVIASAVAGPFLANFAWDWLAVTGRLSRLSRSSTPREDGEAVAREDD
- a CDS encoding SAM-dependent methyltransferase — its product is MSDAYLLAKRSVDDRALNRRVWRSFVEELDAIDRRTDGPVRVSEIGGGVGTMVARLAARDVLPPAVDYRLIDRSEGCVETARERLPGWLAAVGYDVEHTSDGLVARLEESEPTRRLEVTLESGDALLQDVGADVVIAAAVVDLLDRERLVRWLESVLRPNGSFYAPITYDGATGFAPSHALDDRIERFYHRHMDEVRDAPGSSRAGRQLVAELAGRGFDRVETGGSDWVIHPGGGGSTADEPYSSDDATVLHAVLDDIEAALSEYPTDALDPDDRRRWLETRRTQFDRGELTYVAHNLDVLARR
- a CDS encoding phosphatase PAP2 family protein — encoded protein: MSSRGIGEFGPLQEAIPEWLAVIIALCTQLGDIWFLALVITVFYWYGTPSRDAVAALGGVWLAGMGLYKGLKHIFEFPRPDEPLLDAELLPLGIQQLYELTAFAGGFGFPSGHAVNTTIVYFGLAHILTVSTRPRRYAVAAGLVTLVSFSRVALGVHYLVDVVVGVAVGLSLLYVVREFTTFRGPDSATVSLTFAVPFGVFYVVASNADIESVVILGAALGGFAGWQLILLGRELVDSPTPEAALRPVALRGGLASVALAPLVATFEYFPILSVYVAGGVAGLATAVAVTIPVLHHSRHASRVGEEIRFVLWLTAGAVAFVLTPANWRRGYAYVRESIRRRLD
- a CDS encoding FkbM family methyltransferase, whose protein sequence is MRLGSGSRAFNRVRRGAHLRLRRAILGGYYRLVGLNYDRQWIAPRKRTVGGTVRSYELYNRHGRDAMLAAVDARAASDGVVYDVGANVGVYALALAAETPDRRIVAFEPAPRVVEQLRANVEVNGFADRIDVRHCGLGEVAGERPFYVSTYAELSGFDAASARRWEASVAAETTVPVRRLDDVVDEGPTPEVLKIDVEGAAPSVLRGGRETLERHRPTVFLEVHGDGLDGDEGLDCRSILDDAGYRVRSFDAYWVAEPTEGDRSEDGD
- a CDS encoding 6-pyruvoyl trahydropterin synthase family protein; its protein translation is MYEVSVSRSFVAQHALTVVDAGPEGSVHSHRYTVEVTVFGPSIDERGYLVDIDELSAVVDELVARYRDRTLNDLESFEGRNPSAERFARIFGDRLCAALEPAGATRLRVSMAEDEIARVAHERSLEDGSG
- a CDS encoding DUF7475 family protein, whose protein sequence is MARRVRRSGLSALQWVAVALVVATGGVHLGLGVVFLPEPLAVAFVLAGLGYAGALILFAFDVRRRLLYLAGVPFVGAQIVAWYALNRPSGVDDLSVGETADKLVQLALIVVLIVLYRRDDRSTERTA
- a CDS encoding prepilin peptidase translates to MTLSGVSASGPDLLRLLTIPVFAWVAILDIRTRRVPSAAWIPLGALGAGLLVWDGWIAYQADVVAWQEFLIPAALSLGFVVPLAYLFWWFGGFGGADAKALLVLALLFPVVPSYAIGGLSFPLAGGDELLPFSLSILANGVLVGLAIPVALAIRNALAGRVTGVMALGWPVSTDRIPETHGRLLQTTEGVSLGGLDLDALRMYLRWRGLTLDDVREDPDRYRDPSSLPDVPNPPTDGAVTVANPVADGGKHEEATAGDETAANDSASESDDESTASEAAGESDGEFDDPWGADAFLESIEGTAYGTSAADLRDGLDVLTQEETVWISPGTPFLVPLFAGLVLALGYGDLLVTLVM
- a CDS encoding zinc-binding dehydrogenase, producing the protein MTGTDDGGDRTRRNPSGGSTARRVTFTGPRTVTVERRPVPEPGPSELRVRTSLSAVSAGTEGLVYRGDAPEGLAADETIDALCGDCSFPIAYGYAVVGRVDRVGRDVDDEWLDRRVFAYNPHESHVLATPEAVVPVPDGVSTRAAALFANAESAVSFLLDGQPLVGERVAVFGQGVVGLLTTALLGRTPIETLVAVDRYEHRRGLAASLGADETIDPTNETRDGVAGAVAELAGERTDLTYELSGNPDALDDAVAATGYDGRVIVGSWYGDRPVTADLGGRFHRDRIDVRSSQVSTIAPRHRGRWTRERRRQTAWNWLRRLDLDSLFTHEFAVDRAADAYRLIDERPEEAVQVLFTYE
- a CDS encoding glycosyltransferase family 4 protein, whose protein sequence is MYVGFVVYGGLDRTSGGYRYDRKLVENLRAHGDEVDVVAIPQRTYPRHLADGVSRTLRSRLNRPYDVLVQDELCHASLWRHNPHLDRPGAIVSVVHLLRSGPSAGVWSPLYRSVERRYLDSVGAAVCTSRDTRDRTERLADVPTQVAPPAGRVEGAALASDEVASRARDGRLRVAFVGNLQPRKGVKPLLDAFSRIVNERRRSATLTVVGSRDADPAHARSAVERATELDVDGCVTFAGRVSSDELRRVLRRSHVLAVPAAYEGFGMVYLEAMEYGVVPIASAVGGAREIVDDGQNGFLVEPGDADALADRLARLDADRDELARLGANALRTADDHPTWAETTARVRSFLRAQADGSDDSHERASRSGTYSAAEPGDPP
- a CDS encoding HIT family protein, translating into MPTIFSQIVDGEIPARVVYEDETTFAFLDANPLAPGHTLVIPREEYERLNDVPDEVATDLYETIHRLVPAVEDAVDADASTVAFNNGEAAGQEVPHVHCHIVPRFDGDGGGPIHAVAGETPDLGEDELDGIAAEIESRA